A single Bosea sp. PAMC 26642 DNA region contains:
- the pdhA gene encoding pyruvate dehydrogenase (acetyl-transferring) E1 component subunit alpha, with amino-acid sequence MAVAARKTKAPATKAAAKAPSKSASAKSGADKEPSKALSNMPVFSKAEELHAYSEMLLIRRFEEKAGQMYGMGLIGGFCHLYIGQEAVVIGMQMASKDGDQTITGYRDHGHMLACGMESRGVMAELTGRRGGYSHGKGGSMHMFSREKNFYGGHGIVGAQVSLGTGLGFANWYREDGRVSFAYFGDGAANQGQVYESFNMAQLWKLPVVFVIENNRYAMGTSVSRASAQTDFSKRGLSFGIPGEQVDGMDVRAVREAATRAIEHARTGKGPYILEMQTYRYRGHSMSDPAKYRSKDEVQRMREEHDPIEQVRGRLVREHKLGEDELKAIDAKVRAMVNDAAEFATHDPEPDPSELWTDITLETARA; translated from the coding sequence ATGGCCGTTGCCGCGCGCAAGACGAAAGCCCCCGCCACCAAAGCCGCGGCCAAGGCGCCGTCGAAGTCCGCTTCGGCGAAGTCCGGGGCCGACAAGGAGCCGTCCAAAGCGCTCAGCAACATGCCGGTCTTCAGCAAAGCCGAGGAACTGCACGCGTATAGCGAGATGCTGCTGATCCGCCGCTTCGAGGAAAAGGCCGGCCAGATGTACGGCATGGGTCTGATCGGCGGGTTCTGCCATCTCTATATCGGCCAGGAAGCCGTTGTCATCGGTATGCAGATGGCCTCCAAGGACGGCGACCAGACCATTACCGGCTATCGCGACCATGGCCATATGCTCGCCTGCGGCATGGAATCGCGCGGCGTGATGGCTGAGCTCACCGGCCGGCGCGGTGGCTACTCGCACGGCAAGGGCGGGTCCATGCACATGTTTTCGCGCGAGAAGAATTTCTACGGCGGCCACGGCATCGTCGGCGCGCAGGTCTCGCTCGGCACGGGCCTGGGCTTCGCCAACTGGTATCGCGAGGATGGGCGCGTCTCCTTCGCCTATTTCGGCGATGGCGCAGCCAATCAGGGCCAGGTCTATGAGAGCTTCAACATGGCCCAGCTCTGGAAGCTGCCGGTCGTGTTCGTGATCGAGAACAACCGCTACGCCATGGGAACCTCGGTTAGCCGCGCCTCGGCGCAGACCGATTTCTCCAAGCGCGGCCTCTCCTTCGGCATTCCCGGCGAGCAGGTCGACGGCATGGATGTGCGCGCCGTCCGGGAGGCCGCCACGCGTGCCATCGAACACGCCCGGACCGGCAAGGGCCCCTACATCCTGGAGATGCAGACCTACCGCTATCGCGGCCACTCGATGTCCGACCCGGCCAAGTACCGCTCCAAGGACGAGGTCCAGCGTATGCGCGAGGAGCACGATCCGATCGAGCAGGTGAGGGGGCGTCTCGTTCGTGAGCACAAGCTCGGCGAGGACGAGTTGAAGGCGATCGACGCCAAGGTTCGCGCGATGGTCAACGACGCCGCCGAATTCGCCACACATGATCCCGAGCCCGATCCGTCGGAACTCTGGACCGACATCACGCTGGAGACGGCGCGCGCCTGA
- a CDS encoding NAD(P)H-hydrate dehydratase, with the protein MQALLTVAEMAAADRTAIAAGVPASVLMEQAGRAVADAAGRRLRPGDAVLVLCGPGDNGGDGFVAARVLRERGFAVTLAGTARGPATSSVAAEMTVRWLGPAELLEAVDLSRYALVVDALFGAGLSRSLTGQIAAAVCRVNESDVPVLAVDVPSGVSGDSGRVDGVALRAAETVTFFRLKPGHLLQPGRTLCGTVTLAQIGIAPEVAFAEAKPRTFRNGPALWRATWPHHSAETHKFQRGAVLVAAGGLESVGAPRLSARSALRIGAGLATIACRPEALATHAARGPDALMQRPVADARALDTLLGEKRLGAVLAGPALGLDAQARAMLASVLRSRVPAVLDADALTLLAARPRALRRSVAARGAPCVLTPHEGEFKRLFGERPEIADASSKLERARLAAAVSGAVIVLKGSDTVIAAPEGEAVINTTGSPALATAGSGDVLAGLIAGLLAQGMPAFEAACAAVWLHGKAGEHLGFGLIADDLPEAIPRLLSEMEDAAQSIGPPSCEGGPI; encoded by the coding sequence TTGCAAGCGCTTTTGACCGTTGCCGAGATGGCGGCCGCCGACCGCACCGCAATCGCGGCCGGCGTGCCGGCGAGTGTGCTGATGGAGCAGGCGGGGCGCGCCGTGGCCGATGCCGCGGGACGGAGGCTTAGGCCGGGCGATGCCGTGCTCGTGCTGTGCGGGCCGGGCGACAATGGCGGCGACGGCTTCGTGGCGGCTCGGGTCCTGCGAGAACGCGGCTTCGCCGTGACGCTGGCTGGCACGGCCAGGGGGCCTGCTACGTCGTCGGTCGCAGCAGAGATGACGGTGCGCTGGCTTGGGCCCGCCGAGTTGCTGGAGGCGGTCGATCTCAGCCGGTACGCCTTGGTCGTCGATGCGTTGTTCGGAGCAGGGCTCAGCCGTTCTTTGACGGGCCAGATCGCGGCCGCGGTTTGCCGCGTCAACGAGTCGGACGTGCCGGTACTGGCCGTCGATGTTCCTTCGGGAGTGTCGGGCGATAGCGGGCGTGTCGATGGCGTTGCGCTGCGCGCAGCCGAGACCGTGACGTTCTTTCGCCTGAAGCCGGGACATCTGCTCCAGCCCGGCCGGACGCTTTGCGGCACCGTCACGCTGGCTCAGATCGGGATTGCGCCGGAGGTCGCGTTTGCGGAGGCAAAGCCCCGCACTTTTCGCAATGGTCCGGCGCTGTGGCGTGCAACCTGGCCGCATCACAGTGCGGAAACGCACAAATTCCAGCGCGGCGCCGTGCTGGTGGCGGCTGGTGGTCTCGAGAGCGTGGGCGCGCCGCGCCTGAGCGCGCGATCGGCGCTTCGGATTGGGGCTGGGCTGGCCACAATCGCTTGCCGTCCCGAGGCGCTGGCAACTCATGCCGCACGCGGGCCAGACGCTCTCATGCAGCGACCGGTCGCCGACGCCCGGGCGCTGGATACGCTTCTGGGCGAGAAGCGCCTCGGAGCCGTGCTCGCCGGGCCGGCGCTGGGACTGGACGCACAGGCCAGAGCCATGCTGGCCAGCGTGCTGCGCAGCCGCGTGCCTGCGGTTCTCGACGCCGACGCGCTGACGCTGCTCGCCGCCAGGCCAAGGGCGCTGCGCCGCTCCGTCGCCGCGCGCGGCGCTCCTTGCGTGCTGACCCCGCATGAGGGCGAGTTCAAACGGCTGTTCGGAGAACGGCCCGAGATCGCCGATGCCAGCTCCAAGCTCGAGCGCGCCAGGCTCGCGGCGGCCGTGTCCGGTGCGGTCATCGTCCTCAAGGGATCCGACACCGTTATCGCCGCACCCGAGGGTGAGGCGGTGATCAATACCACCGGCTCTCCAGCCCTGGCGACGGCAGGGTCCGGCGACGTGCTCGCCGGGCTGATCGCGGGCCTGCTGGCGCAGGGTATGCCGGCATTCGAGGCCGCCTGTGCTGCGGTCTGGCTGCATGGCAAGGCGGGGGAGCATCTCGGGTTTGGACTGATCGCGGACGACCTCCCGGAGGCTATCCCTCGGTTGCTGTCGGAGATGGAGGATGCCGCGCAGTCAATCGGCCCGCCCTCATGCGAAGGCGGGCCGATCTGA
- a CDS encoding PRC-barrel domain-containing protein, producing MFNRHIAFGLLGCTMLAATAVAQTSAPSPAAPGAAPAPTTETSKSPENNLAGQGKWRASKLMGVDIYGPDNNKVGDVTEILFDKMGKVEMVTVGVGGFLGIGSKDVAIPFEQVSWSDQPVAAAAPAPAPSGGTAAPGGMAPAASPANAPKAPQMYPDHGKITMTKDQLTSAPAVTYAAR from the coding sequence ATGTTCAATCGTCATATCGCATTCGGTCTTCTCGGCTGCACGATGCTTGCGGCGACGGCTGTCGCACAGACCAGCGCGCCATCGCCGGCCGCACCGGGAGCCGCGCCTGCGCCCACTACGGAGACCTCCAAGTCACCCGAAAACAACCTTGCCGGGCAGGGCAAGTGGCGCGCGTCTAAACTGATGGGCGTGGATATCTACGGCCCCGACAACAACAAGGTCGGCGATGTCACCGAGATTCTGTTCGACAAGATGGGCAAGGTCGAGATGGTCACCGTTGGCGTCGGCGGGTTCCTCGGCATCGGCTCGAAGGACGTCGCCATCCCCTTCGAGCAGGTAAGCTGGAGCGACCAGCCGGTGGCCGCCGCAGCGCCAGCCCCCGCGCCGTCTGGCGGAACGGCGGCGCCTGGCGGTATGGCGCCCGCGGCTTCGCCTGCGAATGCCCCCAAGGCGCCGCAGATGTATCCCGACCATGGCAAGATCACCATGACCAAGGACCAGCTGACCTCGGCTCCCGCCGTGACCTACGCCGCCCGCTGA
- a CDS encoding FtsB family cell division protein: MLALYLVSGGAVSYFLFHAQHGARGLEARGGLRDSLKEMREELATLSVERRQWEQRLALVRDEAVDRDLLEEHARHVLGRVHRNDVILMGR, encoded by the coding sequence ATGCTCGCCCTCTACCTAGTGTCGGGCGGGGCGGTGTCGTATTTTCTGTTTCACGCCCAGCACGGCGCCCGCGGTCTCGAGGCGCGTGGCGGATTGCGCGACTCGCTCAAGGAGATGCGGGAGGAGCTTGCAACCCTGTCGGTGGAGCGGCGACAGTGGGAGCAGCGGTTGGCACTGGTTCGCGACGAAGCAGTCGATCGGGATCTGCTTGAGGAACATGCCAGGCACGTCCTCGGGCGGGTCCACAGGAACGATGTCATCCTGATGGGTCGTTGA